From the Kallotenue papyrolyticum genome, the window CACATCACCAACGCAGTCAACGCTGTGCTGGAAGAAGACAATGTGGTGCTGCCGGAGCGCGAACGTCAACGCCTGCAGCGCATGGTGCGCGCCGAGGTGATCGGCCTGGGACCGCTCGAAGAGTTGCTGGCCGACGACACCATCACCGAGATCATGGTCAACGGTCCGCATGAGGTCTTCATCGAGCGCGGCGGCGTGATCTATGAAACGGATGTACGCTTCAATGACGATGCCCATGTCCGGCGCATCATCGATCGCATTGTCGCGCCGCTGGGCCGCCGCGTCAGCGAGTCGACGCCGATGGTAGATGCGCGCCTGCCCGATGGTTCGCGCGTCAACATCGTGATCCCGCCGATCGCGCTCAACGGCCCGACGATCACGATCCGCAAGTTTTCGCAGGTGCCGCTCACCGCCGACGACCTGGTGGCGCTGGGCACCATGACGCCCGAAGTGCTGGAGTTTCTGCGCGCCTGCGTTGTGGGCCGCATGAACCTGATCGTGTCGGGCGGCACCGGTGCGGGTAAAACCACGCTGCTGAACGTCCTGTCGAGCTTCATTCCCGATCACGAACGCATCATCACCATTGAGAACGCTGCCGAGTTGCAACTGCAACAGCGCCACGTCGTGGCGCTGGAGTCGCGACCGCCCAACATCGAGGGCAAAAACGAGATCACGATCCGCGATCTGGTGATCAACGCGCTGCGCATGCGGCCCAACCGCATCGTTGTTGGCGAGTGTCGTGGCGGCGAGGCGCTGGATATGCTCCAGGCCATGAACACCGGGCACGACGGCTCGCTGACGACGATCCACGCCAACTCGCCGCGCGACGCGATTGGCCGTATCGAAACCATGGTGCTGATGTCGGGCATGGACCTGCCCGTGCGCGCGATCCGTGAACAGATCGCCTCGGCGATCAACGTGATCGTCCATGTCGAACGTATGACCGATGGCGCGCGGCGCATCACCAGGATCTGCGAGGTCACCGGCATGGAGGGCGAGGTGGTCACCATGTCGGATCTCTTTGTCTTTCGCCAGGAGGGGGTGCGCGATGGCCGCGTGTTGGGACGCCTGCTGCCGACTGGCATCCGCCCGCGCCTGCTGGAGCAGCTCGCCTATCAGGGCATCACGCTCGCGCCGGCGATCTTCGGCTATGCACCCCCGACGCGCTAGCAACCTGGGAGGAGCAGCATGATCAATCTGTTGGCGCTGGTGGCTGCGATCCTGGCGGGCAGCGCCGTCTTGCTGCTGGTGCTGGGGCTCAACCGGTTGCTGCCCGGTTCGGCGGTGGACGAGCGTCTGGAGGCGTATGCCACCATGTCCATGCCCCTGGCGCCTGCCGGTGATGGCGAGGGACGGCCCGCGCTGGACGAGCGCCTCAACAGCTATCTGAGCCGGCGCGGGCTGACCGGACGCATTGCCGCCGATCTGGCGCGCGCTGATGTGCGGCTGACGGTGATCGAGTTTCTGCTGATCAAACTGCTGGCGCTGGTGGTGCCCTGGGCGCTGCTCTGGGTCCTGACCGGCCAGCCGCTCACCGGGCTGCTGCTGGGGGCGATCGGCTTTTTCTTGCCCGACGCGTACGTGCGCCTGCGCCGGCGGCGGCGCAGTCAGGAGTTTGCGTTGCAGTTGCCCGACACGCTGGCGCTGATCGTCAGCGCGCTGCGCGCCGGGTTTAGCCTGCAGCAGGCCATGCTCAACGTCAGCAAGGAAGCGCCGGAGCCGACGGCGACCGAGTTCCGGCGCCTCAGCCAGGAGGTGCAGTTGGGCGTGCCGTTGATCACCGCGTTGGAGGGTATGGTGCGGCGCGTCGATAGCCCGGACCTGGAGATGATCGTCAGCGTCTTCAAAATTCATGCGCGCGTCGGCGGCAATCTGGCGCAGGTGCTTGATACAGTTAGTACGACCATCCGTGAACGGGTGCGCCTGCGGCGTGAAGTACAGGTGATCACCGCGCAGCAGCGCTATTCGAGCTATGTGCTGGGTGTGTTGCCGCTCGCGCTGGCGCTGATCCTGTTTGTGCTCAATCCCGACTATATGCTGGGCATGTTTCAGTGGAACATCTTCCTGTGTATTCCGGTGGGCGCGTTTACGATGTCGGTGATTGGCTTTCTGGTGATCCGCAAGATCGTGGCTATCAAAATCTGAAGCGCGGGGAGCGGTCCATGATCGATCCAGCCTCCATGCATCTGCTGATCGCCGTTGCGCTTGGCGGCGCGGTGGCGCTGGTCTTTGCCGGCCTGGCCGGCCTCAGCGCCGGCGGCGAGCTACGCCAGCGCATGCAGACCTACAGCAGTCTGGCCTACGTGCCGATCGAGCAGCGCGAGCTGCAAACGCCCTTTCGCGAGCGCGTGCTGCGGCCACTGCTGTCGCGCGTGCTGGGCCTGTTCGCCTGGATCTTGCCGCAGCGCCGCATCGCCGAGCTGCACCACCGGCTCCACCTGGCCGGCATTGCCGGACGCGTGACCACCGCCGATTTCATCGGCATCAAGGGCTGGACGGCGCTGATCCTGGGCCTGGTGGCGGCACTGTACCTGTGGCAGACGGGCAGCTTCCGCTCGCCGCTGAGCCTGGCGCTGGCGGTGGCGCTGGTAGCGATTGGCTTTCGTCTGCCCGATATCTGGCTATCGCGGCAGATTAAGCAGCGCCAGCTTGAGCTGACGCATGCCCTGCCCGACGCGCTGGATATGCTGACGATTGCGGTCGAGGCCGGGTTGAGCTTCGAGCAGGCTCTGGGCGAGATCGTGCTGCGCTGGAACCATGATCTGGCACGCGAGTTTCGGCGCGTGCTCTACGAGATCGGCATTGGCAAGTCGCGGCGCGAGGCGCTGGAGCAGCTTAGCTGGCGCACCGGCGTGCCCGATGTGCTCTCGTTTGTGACGGCGGTCAACCATGCCGAGGAGCTGGGCACCAGCCTGGCGCAGGTGCTGACCGTGCAGGCGCAGGAGCTGCGCATTCGGCGGCGGCAGCGCGCGCAGGAAGCCGCCAACAAAGTGCCGATCAAGATGCTGTTTCCGATGGTCTTTCTGATCTTTCCCGCGATGTTCGCCGTGATTCTCGGTCCGGGCGTGCCGCGCCTGTTTCAGGCGCTGGGCGTCATGATCGGTCGCTGAGCATGCGCGCACCAGGGAGTCGCCGATGCCCGAGTCATGGAATCCCGAAGATGTGTATCGGCAGGGGCTGGAGCAGTTCAGCCGTGGGGAATGGCGCGCGGCGATCGAAACGCTGTCGCAGTTGCGCGATCTCAGCGATCAGTACCCGGACGTGGACGAGCTGATCGCCGACGCGCGGCTCAAGCTCCAGTTCGAGCGCGCGGTAGTGGTGCCCCCGGCGCTGCCGCCACCCCGCCGGTCGTTGATCGTGCCGCTGCTGGGGGTGCTGGCCCTGCTCCTGCTGGCAGCCGGCGCGTATGGCGCGTACGCCCTGGCGTGGTCACCCCGGCAGGAACCGGTCGTCGTGGCTGCGACCGCTGCGCCGACGCCCACGCCTGTGCTGCCCACACCCGTGCCGCCAAGCGCGACGCCCGTACCACCGACGGCTACGCCGACGCCAACCACAGCGCCGCTGTTGCCGGCGACGCTGCTGATCACCGCCGAGGAGCCGTTTGTCAACACGCCGGCCAACATCGAGATCATTGTTGACGCGTCGGGCAGCATGCTGGCGCAGGTGCCCGGCACCGACAAGCAGCGCTGGCAGATCGCGCAAGAGGCGCTCAGCACCCTGGTGACCTCGGGCGCCATCTCGGATCGCTCCTTCACGGTGGTGCGCACCTATGGCCGCAACCGCGGCGGCGATTGCAGCGATCTGGAGGTGCTGCAGCCGTTGAGTCGCTTCAGTGCCGCGGCGCTGCTCGATGTGATCGGCACGATCCGTCCGGCGGTCGGTGGCATGACGCCGCTGGGCGCGTCCCTGCGCGCCGCGGCTGCGGATCTGCAGGCCGCCGAGGGGAGCACCGCCGTGATCCTGGTGACCGACGGCCTGGAATCGTGCAACGGCGATCCGGTGGCCGAAGCCGCCGCCTTTGTCGCCGGCAACGAACAGCGCGCGGTGCATGTGATCGGCTTCGCGCTGGAACGGCCCGAGGAGAGCGCGAACCTGCGGCGCATCGCCGATGCCGGCCATGGCCTCTATTTCGATGCCACGGACAGCGCGCAGCTCGCGGCTGCCTTGCGCCAGACGATCGTGCTGAGCTACCAGGTGCAGGACAGCGCCGGCCAGATCGTGGCGGCCGGCGAGGTCGGCGGCGCGCCGCAGCGCCTGGAGCCCGGCAACTACACGCTGCGCATCAACGCCAATCCGCCGATCGAAAAAGCGCTGGAGCTGCCTGCTGCCGCCGAGGTGGTGGTGACGCTGCGGCAGGGCTTCGGCGGGCTGGTGGCCGAGGTGGATCGCTCCGCGCCCTGACGCTGGGAGCCGTGCTGCGGGTCGGAGCAGCGACGGGCTGCTCCGACCCGTTGTTGTGTTGCCGCACGGCTTTCAGCCGCACAGGCTGGATGGTATGGTATGATGTCTGGAGAATATATCGAAATGGTGATACGCTTGTGGCACGCCGGCGTCTGCGCCGGCGGCGGTGCGGGAGCGAGTCGGCATGCACAATCTCAGGCCGCTCTGGCCGTATGTGTGGCGCTATCGGTGGTTGCTCGGCTGTGGCCTGGTGGTGGCGGCGCTGAGCGCAATCTTCAGCGCCATTCCTCCCTTCCTGCTGGGTCGCGCCGTTGGCGATCTGCAGCGCGGCGGGATCGAGTTGGGGCTGATCGGGCGCTATGCCGTCCTGATCCTGGGCGCGGCCGCACTCGATAGCCTCTTTAAGTTCGGCACGCGTCAGTTGATCAACGGCACCTCCTACCGCATCGAGTACGATCTGCGTAACGACCTGTTTCGCAACCTGCTGCGCTTGGAGCAGGAGTTCTACAGCCACAGTCACACCGGCGACCTGATGGCGCGCGCCACCAACGACCTCAGCGCTGTGCGCCAGATGCTGGGGCCGGGACTGATGGCCATCGCCAGCAGCGGGCTCCTGTTCGTGGTGGTGATGACGCTGCTGGTGCGCATGGACCTGCAATTGGGGCTGCTGGTTACGGCGCTGCTGCCGCTGATCAGCATCACCTTTGTCGTGCTGGGGCAGCGCATGCGCCAACGCTTCCGCGAGGTGCAGGATCAGTTCGGGCGCATCTCCACGCGTGCGCAGGAGGTGTTTAGCGGCATTCGCACGATCAAAGCCTATGCGCAGGAGGATGCCGAGCTGGGCGTGTTCGCCGCGGCCAATCGCGAATACCAGCGCCTCAACCTGCGCTATGTGTTGCTGTCGGCGCTGATCTGGCCGCTGATGACGCTGCTGATGAGCCTTACCGTCGCGCTGGTGCTGCTGGTTGGCGGGCAGGCAGTGGCCAGTGGCCGCCTGACGCTGGATCAGTTCGTTAGCTTCAACGCC encodes:
- a CDS encoding vWA domain-containing protein; the protein is MPESWNPEDVYRQGLEQFSRGEWRAAIETLSQLRDLSDQYPDVDELIADARLKLQFERAVVVPPALPPPRRSLIVPLLGVLALLLLAAGAYGAYALAWSPRQEPVVVAATAAPTPTPVLPTPVPPSATPVPPTATPTPTTAPLLPATLLITAEEPFVNTPANIEIIVDASGSMLAQVPGTDKQRWQIAQEALSTLVTSGAISDRSFTVVRTYGRNRGGDCSDLEVLQPLSRFSAAALLDVIGTIRPAVGGMTPLGASLRAAAADLQAAEGSTAVILVTDGLESCNGDPVAEAAAFVAGNEQRAVHVIGFALERPEESANLRRIADAGHGLYFDATDSAQLAAALRQTIVLSYQVQDSAGQIVAAGEVGGAPQRLEPGNYTLRINANPPIEKALELPAAAEVVVTLRQGFGGLVAEVDRSAP
- a CDS encoding type II secretion system F family protein — its product is MIDPASMHLLIAVALGGAVALVFAGLAGLSAGGELRQRMQTYSSLAYVPIEQRELQTPFRERVLRPLLSRVLGLFAWILPQRRIAELHHRLHLAGIAGRVTTADFIGIKGWTALILGLVAALYLWQTGSFRSPLSLALAVALVAIGFRLPDIWLSRQIKQRQLELTHALPDALDMLTIAVEAGLSFEQALGEIVLRWNHDLAREFRRVLYEIGIGKSRREALEQLSWRTGVPDVLSFVTAVNHAEELGTSLAQVLTVQAQELRIRRRQRAQEAANKVPIKMLFPMVFLIFPAMFAVILGPGVPRLFQALGVMIGR
- a CDS encoding type II secretion system F family protein yields the protein MINLLALVAAILAGSAVLLLVLGLNRLLPGSAVDERLEAYATMSMPLAPAGDGEGRPALDERLNSYLSRRGLTGRIAADLARADVRLTVIEFLLIKLLALVVPWALLWVLTGQPLTGLLLGAIGFFLPDAYVRLRRRRRSQEFALQLPDTLALIVSALRAGFSLQQAMLNVSKEAPEPTATEFRRLSQEVQLGVPLITALEGMVRRVDSPDLEMIVSVFKIHARVGGNLAQVLDTVSTTIRERVRLRREVQVITAQQRYSSYVLGVLPLALALILFVLNPDYMLGMFQWNIFLCIPVGAFTMSVIGFLVIRKIVAIKI
- a CDS encoding CpaF family protein → MPRFRLRPSNGQPAADDLSAVLPLASRRTPAPISTVTEEQRALVARVQERLLRQIEARFEAEVRDPERLQRHITNAVNAVLEEDNVVLPERERQRLQRMVRAEVIGLGPLEELLADDTITEIMVNGPHEVFIERGGVIYETDVRFNDDAHVRRIIDRIVAPLGRRVSESTPMVDARLPDGSRVNIVIPPIALNGPTITIRKFSQVPLTADDLVALGTMTPEVLEFLRACVVGRMNLIVSGGTGAGKTTLLNVLSSFIPDHERIITIENAAELQLQQRHVVALESRPPNIEGKNEITIRDLVINALRMRPNRIVVGECRGGEALDMLQAMNTGHDGSLTTIHANSPRDAIGRIETMVLMSGMDLPVRAIREQIASAINVIVHVERMTDGARRITRICEVTGMEGEVVTMSDLFVFRQEGVRDGRVLGRLLPTGIRPRLLEQLAYQGITLAPAIFGYAPPTR